The Candidatus Methylacidiphilales bacterium genome contains a region encoding:
- a CDS encoding glycosyltransferase family 2 protein gives MREQTTGNIEVSVIMPCLNEAETLERCILKARKGIDSAKVTGEIIIADNGSTDGSQEIAVRLGVRVVQVEKKGYGNALRRGIEAACGQFVIMGDSDDSYDFSAIAPFVEKLKGGDDLVMGCRLPWGGGTIMPRAMPWKHRWIGNPVLSFIGRLFFRCPVTDFHCGLRAFRKTAYEEMDLQTTGMEFASEMVIKATLRNLRISEVPITLYRDGRSRPPHLRSWRDGWRHLRFMMLYSPRWLFLIPGLALMLVGLALGAWLLPGVGIFMGLNLDVHTLLYAAAAILVGFQSVVFAVFTKIFAISERLLPEDPRLDRMFRHINLERGLLTGVVVSLCGIGLSISAVFRWHAVDYGSLQPSEILRIVIPAVTLIVLGSQIIFASFFLSILGLRRT, from the coding sequence TTAAAGGCTCGGAAGGGAATTGATTCGGCCAAAGTGACGGGAGAAATTATAATTGCTGATAACGGCAGCACGGATGGTTCGCAGGAAATTGCGGTTCGATTGGGTGTCCGTGTAGTTCAGGTTGAAAAAAAAGGTTACGGCAATGCGTTGCGCAGAGGCATCGAAGCTGCCTGTGGACAATTTGTGATCATGGGAGATTCGGATGATAGTTATGACTTTTCCGCTATTGCCCCGTTTGTGGAAAAATTGAAAGGTGGTGATGATCTGGTCATGGGATGCCGCCTGCCATGGGGCGGTGGGACAATTATGCCACGGGCAATGCCTTGGAAACACCGTTGGATTGGCAATCCGGTATTGTCATTTATTGGACGGTTGTTTTTTCGGTGTCCCGTGACGGATTTTCACTGCGGTCTGCGGGCTTTTCGAAAAACAGCGTATGAGGAGATGGATTTACAGACCACCGGCATGGAATTCGCCTCGGAAATGGTCATCAAAGCCACACTCAGGAATTTAAGGATTAGTGAAGTGCCCATCACTCTTTACAGGGATGGACGCTCCCGTCCTCCGCACCTGCGCAGTTGGCGGGACGGATGGCGGCATTTGCGGTTTATGATGCTCTATAGCCCGCGCTGGCTTTTTTTGATTCCTGGCTTGGCGCTGATGCTTGTGGGTTTGGCGCTGGGCGCCTGGCTTTTGCCGGGCGTTGGGATATTCATGGGATTGAATTTGGACGTGCATACGCTGCTTTATGCCGCGGCGGCCATTCTCGTGGGATTCCAATCCGTTGTTTTCGCGGTTTTCACAAAAATTTTCGCCATTAGCGAGCGGCTTTTACCCGAAGATCCCCGCCTGGACCGGATGTTCCGGCATATAAATTTGGAAAGAGGTTTGTTGACGGGAGTTGTGGTTTCTTTATGTGGCATTGGCCTGTCAATTTCAGCGGTGTTCCGCTGGCATGCGGTTGATTACGGAAGTTTGCAGCCTTCGGAAATTCTGCGTATTGTCATTCCGGCTGTTACCTTGATTGTCTTGGGCAGCCAAATTATTTTCGCCAGTTTCTTTTTAAGCATTTTGGGGTTACGCAGGACATGA
- a CDS encoding O-antigen ligase family protein: protein MFNDSGQVEYLLSRLTIFSVVAVFCILGIIFGISIGDQNILTPYLFFVLFFGVSLLLRMGEGAWILLVLGFSTQLPAIPLAGRTFEIPELSTMSLFAIFCARMAFRVQKFYPFRAAYTGVVLYTLWAFFIYYLHPIGLFAMGSSMAGARFYFKILISFFAFLVLANQKISNKQAKWAVIATIAGVFLTAGWQIWEYFNTGTSSTLQIGEDESYYTWQQILAQPPLYVILWLVCHYRMSEIFSLGRFYLMFIMAACDLTAFDSGKRAGVVVVLLVPIMVAFIRREWLYVVAMIVFLGGGIVFMVLGNGSLFDLPLRMQRVLVNLPGQWDRRVQSVTAGVSIDEFREGIRTVAYRRIKENPWIGPGFQINVVEMATFYSRQNLSKEDLYEGMAAGGNWHNTWLGMAADFGIPAAIFWGLFWAQCVYVGFRAWSLAEDKSWRKTLALMITLYQITQILRSWTSGHSSYSPFDMWWSYGLLLGIYYTILDEKKELLEAPGSRERADNKSLPATVS from the coding sequence ATGTTCAACGATTCCGGTCAAGTGGAGTATTTGTTGAGTCGCTTGACCATTTTCAGCGTGGTCGCAGTGTTTTGTATATTGGGCATCATCTTTGGAATTTCGATAGGTGATCAAAATATCCTGACACCCTATTTATTTTTTGTTTTATTTTTTGGCGTTTCGTTGTTGCTTAGGATGGGAGAAGGCGCCTGGATACTTTTGGTGCTGGGCTTCAGCACCCAGCTTCCGGCCATACCCTTGGCTGGCCGTACTTTTGAAATCCCGGAATTATCCACGATGAGCCTTTTCGCTATTTTTTGCGCCCGGATGGCATTCAGAGTACAGAAGTTTTATCCCTTTCGCGCGGCTTACACGGGTGTTGTTTTATACACGCTATGGGCCTTTTTTATCTATTATTTGCATCCAATCGGGCTGTTCGCTATGGGCTCTTCCATGGCAGGCGCCCGTTTTTACTTCAAGATTTTAATATCTTTTTTTGCATTTTTGGTTTTGGCCAACCAAAAAATATCCAACAAACAGGCGAAATGGGCGGTAATTGCCACCATAGCAGGCGTTTTTCTGACTGCCGGCTGGCAAATCTGGGAGTATTTCAATACAGGGACCAGTTCGACCCTCCAAATCGGCGAAGATGAATCCTACTACACCTGGCAGCAAATTCTGGCGCAGCCGCCGCTCTATGTGATACTTTGGCTGGTTTGCCACTATCGGATGTCCGAGATTTTCAGTCTTGGGCGGTTTTATTTGATGTTTATCATGGCCGCCTGTGATTTGACCGCCTTCGACAGCGGCAAGAGGGCCGGTGTGGTGGTGGTGCTTCTGGTGCCGATCATGGTTGCTTTCATCCGCCGCGAATGGCTGTATGTCGTTGCCATGATCGTTTTTTTGGGAGGTGGTATTGTATTTATGGTGCTGGGCAATGGCAGCTTGTTTGATTTGCCGTTGCGCATGCAACGCGTATTGGTCAATCTTCCCGGACAATGGGACCGTCGTGTACAAAGCGTGACTGCCGGTGTATCCATCGACGAATTCAGGGAAGGAATTCGCACGGTGGCCTATCGACGGATCAAGGAAAATCCCTGGATTGGCCCTGGGTTCCAGATTAATGTTGTGGAAATGGCGACATTTTATTCCCGACAAAATCTTTCCAAGGAAGATCTTTATGAGGGTATGGCTGCGGGAGGCAACTGGCATAACACCTGGCTGGGCATGGCTGCCGATTTCGGCATTCCGGCTGCGATTTTTTGGGGTCTCTTTTGGGCGCAATGCGTCTATGTTGGGTTTCGGGCCTGGAGCTTGGCAGAGGACAAAAGTTGGAGAAAGACCCTGGCTTTGATGATCACACTGTACCAGATTACGCAAATCCTCCGATCCTGGACCAGCGGCCATTCCTCTTACAGTCCTTTCGATATGTGGTGGAGCTATGGGCTTTTGCTTGGGATCTATTATACGATCTTGGATGAAAAGAAGGAGCTTTTGGAGGCACCCGGTTCCAGGGAGCGGGCCGATAATAAATCGTTGCCTGCGACGGTGTCTTAA
- a CDS encoding class I SAM-dependent methyltransferase, protein MNERNPKPAYFDEYAIRYDEALQEALAATGENKIFYARGRISWMASRLKHRGHTTNSILDFGCGIGSAAPVLAGCFPGAGITGVDVSAASIEKARQQHPPPCRFLTLDQLEKEAQFDLAYCNGVFHHIAPAERLEVAKTVWKALKPGAYFAFFENNAWNPGTRYLMWRCSFDRDAVPLSIMEAGRLLKDSGFVFEAHAFLFLFPRVLSFLRWSETLLEVLPLGGQYVLLTRKPLK, encoded by the coding sequence ATGAACGAACGAAATCCAAAGCCCGCATATTTTGACGAATATGCCATTCGTTACGACGAAGCCTTGCAGGAAGCCCTGGCTGCCACTGGAGAGAATAAGATTTTTTATGCCCGTGGCCGGATTTCATGGATGGCCTCGCGTCTTAAACACCGCGGGCATACCACAAACTCCATATTGGACTTTGGTTGCGGCATCGGCAGCGCTGCCCCGGTGTTGGCCGGCTGTTTTCCAGGCGCTGGAATTACAGGGGTGGATGTTTCCGCAGCTTCAATCGAAAAGGCCCGCCAACAGCATCCTCCTCCTTGCCGTTTTTTAACATTGGACCAACTGGAGAAAGAGGCCCAATTTGATTTGGCTTACTGCAACGGGGTTTTTCATCACATTGCGCCTGCAGAGCGGTTGGAGGTTGCCAAGACAGTTTGGAAGGCTTTAAAGCCGGGGGCCTATTTTGCCTTCTTTGAAAATAATGCGTGGAATCCGGGCACACGCTATTTAATGTGGCGTTGTTCTTTTGATCGCGATGCCGTACCATTGAGTATCATGGAAGCGGGAAGGCTTTTGAAGGATTCCGGATTTGTATTTGAGGCCCATGCCTTCTTATTTTTATTTCCCAGAGTACTCTCCTTTTTGCGATGGAGCGAAACTCTGCTGGAGGTTTTGCCCCTGGGCGGACAATATGTCCTTTTAACACGGAAGCCCTTGAAATGA